Proteins co-encoded in one Treponema succinifaciens DSM 2489 genomic window:
- a CDS encoding transposase — MGRKRKDFSDKFKLEVAKEALKKRAKEAEVAAKYSIAPSTLSEWMEQFLEGKLETDEQKALREENERLRAKQDEMLASLGKKQLEVDLLKKKLHLD, encoded by the coding sequence ATGGGAAGAAAAAGAAAGGATTTTTCAGACAAGTTCAAACTCGAAGTCGCAAAAGAGGCTCTTAAAAAGAGAGCTAAAGAGGCGGAGGTCGCTGCAAAGTACAGCATTGCACCAAGCACACTGTCTGAATGGATGGAGCAGTTTCTGGAAGGAAAACTTGAGACAGACGAACAGAAAGCCCTCCGTGAAGAGAATGAAAGGCTACGGGCAAAGCAGGATGAAATGCTCGCCTCATTAGGAAAGAAACAGCTCGAGGTTGACTTGCTAAAAAAAAAGCTTCATCTGG